In Papaver somniferum cultivar HN1 chromosome 1, ASM357369v1, whole genome shotgun sequence, a genomic segment contains:
- the LOC113362373 gene encoding cyclin-dependent kinase F-4-like — protein MEYCSYTLTDKVGEGTFGYVWKAIDNLSADGSEIVAIKEMKKLYSSLEECLELPEVKALVKLYGDPNIVGLRKLIFDNQVLYLVFDYEESTLYRLMHDKINLCTDAELLNGLLENRIGLFSESQIRRWSRQILLALAQMHRPGGYMHRDLKPDNLLVARDGDSIKIADFGQAREIDSKSPCSDYVTTRMYRAPEVLLNSVSYTSAVDMWAVGAIMAELYSFRPLFPGKNRADQLYKICSVIRSPTYESWAEGIQLANWCGYKFPQVHPYGISTMIPSASHEAIDLIKSLCSWDPKNRPTAMEDLKHPYFAPDMRELPEATTNAKLEQRIYPSQTCFGEKLLVPFSPVRDITIEDMLKRVWAEDTSAKFAQRIYPNQTCFGVELFGPFSPVGNMTSQDLFESVWGCSLDASFREITHQEKQTAAAAAHAF, from the coding sequence ATGGAGTATTGTAGTTATACTCTGACTGATAAAGTTGGCGAAGGAACCTTCGGATACGTATGGAAAGCTATAGATAATCTAAGTGCTGATGGTTCTGAAATTGTAGCAATAAAGGAGATGAAGAAATTATATTCGTCCTTGGAAGAATGCCTTGAACTTCCAGAAGTCAAGGCATTGGTTAAACTCTATGGGGATCCGAATATCGTCGGACTCagaaaactcatctttgacaatcAGGTGTTATATTTGGTCTTTGATTACGAAGAATCTACTCTGTATCGCCTTATGCATGATAAGATCAATCTTTGTACGGATGCTGAGTTACTAAACGGGTTATTGGAGAACAGGATAGGCCTTTTTTCGGAGTCTCAGATACGACGCTGGTCTCGTCAAATCTTGCTAGCTCTTGCACAGATGCATCGTCCTGGTGGATATATGCATCGAGATCTAAAACCAGATAACTTGCTGGTCGCTAGAGATGGAGATTCAATAAAGATCGCGGATTTTGGTCAAGCTAgggaaattgattctaaatcaccGTGTTCAGATTATGTTACTACACGGATGTACCGCGCACCTGAAGTGCTGTTAAACTCGGTTTCGTATACCTCTGCTGTTGATATGTGGGCAGTTGGGGCTATAATGGCCGAACTGTATTCGTTTCGTCCTCTTTTTCCTGGTAAGAATCGAGCAGATCAGCTGTATAAGATTTGCAGTGTAATCAGAAGTCCAACTTATGAGTCGTGGGCAGAAGGAATACAACTTGCCAATTGGTGTGGTTACAAGTTTCCTCAAGTACATCCATATGGTATTTCTACAATGATACCATCTGCTAGTCATGAGGCTATAGATCTGATTAAATCCCTTTGTTCTTGGGATCCAAAAAACAGACCAACAGCTATGGAGGATCTGAAGCATCCTTACTTTGCGCCCGATATGCGTGAATTGCCAGAAGCGACAACAAATGCAAAATTGGAGCAGAGAATATATCCTAGTCAGACTTGCTTTGGTGAAAAACTTCTTGTCCCTTTCTCCCCTGTTAGAGATATTACAATTGAAGATATGTTAAAGAGGGTTTGGGCAGAGGATACAAGTGCAAAGTTCGCGCAGAGAATATATCCTAATCAGACTTGCTTTGGTGTAGAACTTTTTGGCCCTTTCTCCCCTGTAGGAAACATGACAAGCCAAGATCTGTTTGAGAGTGTTTGGGGTTGCAGTTTAGATGCCTCTTTCAGAGAGATAACTCATCAGGAGAAgcagacagcagcagcagcagcgcatGCTTTCTAA
- the LOC113362266 gene encoding uncharacterized protein LOC113362266 produces MVERRGCRRASNSMKFFDDLCNELDLVYLPLSGAKYTWSRPPNKKRKIDRFLFSSDWEDHFPNINFKRLARPFSDHFPIELCSKDSDWGTAGECFSKKLHALKEKLKVWNRDVFGNIDRAIDLALTKMRELDELDDERGLTEGEEYMLVTAKMDFDVAHRRQSIMMRKNSRIRYFRDGDRKTKHFHRVVRGHKAFNNINNLRINGR; encoded by the exons ATGGTGGAGAGGAGGGGTTGTCGTAGAGCTTCGaattcaatgaaattctttgatgaCCTATGTAATGAGTTGGATCTTGTCTACTTACCTCTTTCCGGTGCGAAGTATACTTGGAGTAGGCCACCTAATAAGAAGAGAAAAATTGACCGTTTTCTTTTCTCGTCGGATTGGgaagatcattttccaaatatcAACTTCAAGCGACTTGCAAGACCTTTTTCGGATCATTTTCCCATTGAGTTATGCTCAAAGGATTCGGATTGGG gCACGGCGGGTGAATGTTTTTCAAAGAAGTTACATGCTTTGAAGGAGAAATTGAAGGTGTGGAATCGAGACGTCTTTGGGAACATCGATAGggcaattgacttggcacttaccAAGATGAGAGAGTTAGATGAACTAGATGATGAAAGGGGTCTTACCGAAGGTGAAGAATACATGCTTGTGACGGCTAAAATGGATTTTGATGTGGCTCATCGTCGTCAAAGCATAATGATGcggaaaaattcaagaattagatACTTTCGAGATGGAGATAGAAAAACAAAACATTTTCATCGAGTAGTGAGGGGTCATAAAGCTTTTAACAACATCAATAACCTTCGTATCAATGGTCGATAG
- the LOC113362341 gene encoding cyclin-dependent kinase F-4-like, translating to MEYCSYTLTDKVGEGTFGYVWKAIDNLSADGSEIVTIKEMKKLYSSLEECLELPEVKALVKLYGDPNIVGLRKLIFDNQVLYLVFDYEESTLYRLMHDKINLCTDAELLNGLLENRIGLFSESQIRRWSRQILLALAQMHRPGGYMHRDLKPDNLLVARDGDSIKIADFGQAREIDSKSPCSDYVTTRMYRAPEVLLNSVSYTSAVDMWAVGAIMAELYSFRPLFPGKNRADQLYKICSVIGSPTYESWAEGIQLANWCGYKFPQVHPYGISTMIPSASHEAIDRIKSLCSWDPKNRPTAMEALKHPYFAPDMRELPEATTNAKLEQRIYPNQTCFGEKLLGPFSPVRDITIEDMLKRVWAEDTSAKFAQRIYPNQTCFGVELFGPFSPVGNMTSQDLFESVWGCSLDASFREITHQEKQTAAAAAHAF from the coding sequence ATGGAGTATTGTAGTTATACTCTGACTGATAAAGTTGGCGAAGGAACCTTCGGATACGTATGGAAAGCTATAGATAATCTAAGTGCTGATGGTTCTGAAATTGTAACAATAAAGGAGATGAAGAAATTATATTCGTCCTTGGAAGAATGCCTTGAACTTCCAGAAGTCAAGGCATTGGTTAAACTCTATGGGGATCCGAATATCGTCGGACTCagaaaactcatctttgacaatcAGGTGTTATATTTGGTCTTTGATTACGAAGAATCTACTCTGTATCGCCTTATGCATGATAAGATCAATCTTTGTACGGATGCTGAGTTACTAAACGGGTTATTGGAGAACAGGATAGGCCTTTTTTCGGAGTCTCAGATACGACGCTGGTCTCGTCAAATCTTGCTAGCTCTTGCACAGATGCATCGTCCTGGTGGATATATGCATCGAGATCTAAAACCAGATAACTTGCTGGTCGCTAGAGATGGAGATTCAATAAAGATCGCGGATTTTGGTCAAGCTAgggaaattgattctaaatcaccGTGTTCAGATTATGTTACTACACGGATGTACCGCGCACCTGAAGTGCTGTTAAACTCGGTTTCGTATACCTCTGCTGTTGATATGTGGGCAGTTGGGGCTATAATGGCCGAACTGTATTCGTTTCGTCCTCTTTTTCCTGGTAAGAATCGAGCAGATCAGCTGTATAAGATTTGCAGTGTAATCGGAAGTCCAACTTATGAGTCGTGGGCAGAAGGAATACAACTTGCCAATTGGTGTGGTTACAAGTTTCCTCAAGTACATCCATATGGTATTTCTACAATGATACCATCTGCTAGTCATGAGGCTATAGATCGGATTAAATCCCTTTGTTCTTGGGATCCAAAAAACAGACCAACAGCTATGGAGGCTCTGAAGCATCCTTACTTTGCGCCCGATATGCGTGAATTGCCAGAAGCGACAACAAATGCAAAATTGGAGCAGAGAATATATCCTAATCAGACTTGCTTTGGTGAAAAACTTCTTGGCCCTTTCTCCCCTGTTAGAGATATTACAATTGAAGATATGTTAAAGAGGGTTTGGGCAGAGGATACAAGTGCAAAGTTCGCGCAGAGAATATATCCTAATCAGACTTGCTTTGGTGTAGAACTTTTTGGCCCTTTCTCCCCTGTAGGAAACATGACAAGCCAAGATCTGTTTGAGAGTGTTTGGGGTTGCAGTTTAGATGCCTCTTTCAGAGAGATAACTCATCAGGAGAAgcagacagcagcagcagcagcgcatGCTTTCTAA
- the LOC113362276 gene encoding cyclin-dependent kinase F-4-like, whose amino-acid sequence MEYCSYTLTDKVGEGTFGYVWKAIDNLSADGSEIVTIKEMKKLYSSLEECLELPEVKALVKLYGDPNIVGLRKLIFDNQVLYLVFDYEESTLYRLMHDKINLCTDAELLNGLLENRIGLFSESQIRRWSRQILLALAQMHRPGGYMHRDLKPDNLLVARDGDSIKIADFGQAREIDSKSPCSDYVTTRMYRAPEVLLNSVSYTSAVDMWAVGAIMAELYSFRPLFPGKNRADQLYKICSVIRSPTYESWAEGIQLANWCGYKFPQVHPYGISTMIPSASHEAIDLIKSLCSWDPKNRPTAMEDLKHPYFAPDMRELPEATTNAKLEQRIYPSQTCFGEKLLVPFSPVRDITIEDMLKRVWAEDTSAKFAQRIYPNQTCFGVELFGPFSPVGNMTSQDLFESVWGCSLDASFREITHQEKQTAAAAAHAF is encoded by the coding sequence ATGGAGTATTGTAGTTATACTCTGACTGATAAAGTTGGCGAAGGAACCTTCGGATACGTATGGAAAGCTATAGATAATCTAAGTGCTGATGGTTCTGAAATTGTAACAATAAAGGAGATGAAGAAATTATATTCGTCCTTGGAAGAATGCCTTGAACTTCCAGAAGTCAAGGCATTGGTTAAACTCTATGGGGATCCGAATATCGTCGGACTCagaaaactcatctttgacaatcAGGTGTTATATTTGGTCTTTGATTACGAAGAATCTACTCTGTATCGCCTTATGCATGATAAGATCAATCTTTGTACGGATGCTGAGTTACTAAACGGGTTATTGGAGAACAGGATAGGCCTTTTTTCGGAGTCTCAGATACGACGCTGGTCTCGTCAAATCTTGCTAGCTCTTGCACAGATGCATCGTCCTGGTGGATATATGCATCGAGATCTAAAACCAGATAACTTGCTGGTCGCTAGAGATGGAGATTCAATAAAGATCGCGGATTTTGGTCAAGCTAgggaaattgattctaaatcaccGTGTTCAGATTATGTTACTACACGGATGTACCGCGCACCTGAAGTGCTGTTAAACTCGGTTTCGTATACCTCTGCTGTTGATATGTGGGCAGTTGGGGCTATAATGGCCGAACTGTATTCGTTTCGTCCTCTTTTTCCTGGTAAGAATCGAGCAGATCAGCTGTATAAGATTTGCAGTGTAATCAGAAGTCCAACTTATGAGTCGTGGGCAGAAGGAATACAACTTGCCAATTGGTGTGGTTACAAGTTTCCTCAAGTACATCCATATGGTATTTCTACAATGATACCATCTGCTAGTCATGAGGCTATAGATCTGATTAAATCCCTTTGTTCTTGGGATCCAAAAAACAGACCAACAGCTATGGAGGATCTGAAGCATCCTTACTTTGCGCCCGATATGCGTGAATTGCCAGAAGCGACAACAAATGCAAAATTGGAGCAGAGAATATATCCTAGTCAGACTTGCTTTGGTGAAAAACTTCTTGTCCCTTTCTCCCCTGTTAGAGATATTACAATTGAAGATATGTTAAAGAGGGTTTGGGCAGAGGATACAAGTGCAAAGTTCGCGCAGAGAATATATCCTAATCAGACTTGCTTTGGTGTAGAACTTTTTGGCCCTTTCTCCCCTGTAGGAAACATGACAAGCCAAGATCTGTTTGAGAGTGTTTGGGGTTGCAGTTTAGATGCCTCTTTCAGAGAGATAACTCATCAGGAGAAgcagacagcagcagcagcagcgcatGCTTTCTAA
- the LOC113362357 gene encoding uncharacterized protein LOC113362357 — MELATLHGYWNGMPLCFGGDFNDIRYMVERRGCRRASNSMKFFDDLCNELDLVYLPLSGAKYTWSRPPNKKSKIDRFLFSSDWEDHFPNINFKRLARPFSDHFPIELCSKDSDWGTAGECFSKKLHALKEKLKVWNRDVFGNIDRAIDLALTKMRELDELDDERGLTEGEEYMLVTAKMDFDVAHRRQSIMMRKNSRIRYFRDGDRKTKHFHRVVRGHKAFNNINNLRINGR; from the exons atggaGCTAGCTACCTTGCATGGTTATTGGAATGGAATGCCTTTGTGTTTCGGTGGAGACTTCAACGATATAAGATACATGGTGGAGAGGAGGGGTTGTCGTAGAGCTTCGaattcaatgaaattctttgatgaCCTATGTAATGAGTTGGATCTTGTCTACTTACCTCTTTCCGGTGCGAAGTATACTTGGAGTAGGCCACCTAATAAGAAGAGCAAAATTGACCGTTTTCTTTTCTCGTCGGATTGGgaagatcattttccaaatatcAACTTCAAGCGACTTGCAAGACCTTTTTCGGATCATTTTCCCATTGAGTTATGCTCAAAGGATTCGGATTGGG gCACGGCGGGTGAATGTTTTTCAAAGAAGTTACATGCTTTGAAGGAGAAATTGAAGGTGTGGAATCGAGACGTCTTTGGGAACATCGATAGggcaattgacttggcacttaccAAGATGAGAGAGTTAGATGAACTAGATGATGAAAGGGGTCTTACCGAAGGTGAAGAATACATGCTTGTGACGGCTAAAATGGATTTTGATGTGGCTCATCGTCGTCAAAGCATAATGATGcggaaaaattcaagaattagatACTTTCGAGATGGAGATAGAAAAACAAAACATTTTCATCGAGTAGTGAGGGGTCATAAAGCTTTTAACAACATTAATAACCTTCGTATCAATGGTCGATAG
- the LOC113362309 gene encoding cyclin-dependent kinase F-4-like — MEYCSYTLTDKVGEGTFGYVWKAIDNLSADGSEIVAIKEMKKLYSSLEECLELPEVKALVKLYGDPNIVGLRKLIFDNQVLYLVFDYEESTLYRLMHDKINLCTDAELLNGLLENRIGLFSESQIRHWSRQILLALAQMHRPGGYMHRDLKPDNLLVARDGDSIKIADFGQAREIDSKSPCSDYVTTRMYRAPEVLLNSVSYTSAVDMWAVGAIMAELYSFRPLFPGKNRADQLYKICSVIGSPTYESWAEGIQLANWCGYKFPQVHPYGISTMIPSASHEAIDLIKSLCSWDPKNRPTAMEDLKHPYFAPDMRELPEATTNAKLEQRIYPSQTCFGEKLLVPFSPVRDITIEDMLKRVWAEDTSAKFAQRIYPNQTCFGVELFGPFSPVGNMTSQDLFESVWGCSLDASFREITHQEKQTAAAAAHAF; from the coding sequence ATGGAGTATTGTAGTTATACTCTGACTGATAAAGTTGGCGAAGGAACCTTCGGATACGTATGGAAAGCTATAGATAATCTAAGTGCTGATGGTTCTGAAATTGTAGCAATAAAGGAGATGAAGAAATTATATTCGTCCTTGGAAGAATGCCTTGAACTTCCAGAAGTCAAGGCATTGGTTAAACTCTATGGGGATCCGAATATCGTCGGACTCagaaaactcatctttgacaatcAGGTGTTATATTTGGTCTTTGATTACGAAGAATCTACTCTGTATCGCCTTATGCATGATAAGATCAATCTTTGTACGGATGCTGAGTTACTAAACGGGTTATTGGAGAACAGGATAGGCCTTTTTTCGGAGTCTCAGATACGACACTGGTCTCGTCAAATCTTGCTAGCTCTTGCACAGATGCATCGTCCTGGTGGATATATGCATCGAGATCTAAAACCAGATAACTTGCTGGTCGCTAGAGATGGAGATTCAATAAAGATCGCGGATTTTGGTCAAGCTAgggaaattgattctaaatcaccGTGTTCAGATTATGTTACTACACGGATGTACCGCGCACCTGAAGTGCTGTTAAACTCGGTTTCGTATACCTCTGCTGTTGATATGTGGGCAGTTGGGGCTATAATGGCCGAACTGTATTCGTTTCGTCCTCTTTTTCCTGGTAAGAATCGAGCAGATCAGCTGTATAAGATTTGCAGTGTAATCGGAAGTCCAACTTATGAGTCGTGGGCAGAAGGAATACAACTTGCCAATTGGTGTGGTTACAAGTTTCCTCAAGTACATCCATATGGTATTTCTACAATGATACCATCTGCTAGTCATGAGGCTATAGATCTGATTAAATCCCTTTGTTCTTGGGATCCAAAAAACAGACCAACAGCTATGGAGGATCTGAAGCATCCTTACTTTGCGCCCGATATGCGTGAATTGCCAGAAGCGACAACAAATGCAAAATTGGAGCAGAGAATATATCCTAGTCAGACTTGCTTTGGTGAAAAACTTCTTGTCCCTTTCTCCCCTGTTAGAGATATTACAATTGAAGATATGTTAAAGAGGGTTTGGGCAGAGGATACAAGTGCAAAGTTCGCGCAGAGAATATATCCTAATCAGACTTGCTTTGGTGTAGAACTTTTTGGCCCTTTCTCCCCTGTAGGAAACATGACAAGCCAAGATCTGTTTGAGAGTGTTTGGGGTTGCAGTTTAGATGCCTCTTTCAGAGAGATAACTCATCAGGAGAAgcagacagcagcagcagcagcgcatGCTTTCTAA
- the LOC113362325 gene encoding uncharacterized protein LOC113362325 has product MELATLHGYWNGMPLCFGGDFNDIRYMVERRGCRRASNSMKFFDDLCNELDLVYLPLSGAKYTWSRPPNKKRKIDRFLFSSDWEDHFPNINFKRLARPFSDHFPIELCSKDSDWGTAGECFSKKLHALKEKLKVWNRDVFGNIDRAIDLALTKMRELDELDDERGLTEGEEYILVTAKMDFDVAHRRQSIMMRKNSRIRYFRDGDRKTKHFHRVVRGHKAFNNINNLRINGR; this is encoded by the exons ATGGAGCTAGCTACCTTGCATGGTTATTGGAATGGAATGCCTTTGTGTTTCGGTGGAGACTTCAACGATATAAGATACATGGTGGAGAGGAGGGGTTGTCGTAGAGCTTCGaattcaatgaaattctttgatgaCCTATGTAATGAGTTGGATCTTGTCTACTTACCTCTTTCCGGTGCGAAGTATACTTGGAGTAGGCCACCTAATAAGAAGAGAAAAATTGACCGTTTTCTTTTCTCGTCGGATTGGgaagatcattttccaaatatcAACTTCAAGCGACTTGCAAGACCTTTTTCGGATCATTTTCCCATTGAGTTATGCTCAAAGGATTCGGATTGGG gCACGGCGGGTGAATGTTTTTCAAAGAAGTTACATGCTTTGAAGGAGAAATTGAAGGTGTGGAATCGAGACGTCTTTGGGAACATCGATAGggcaattgacttggcacttaccAAGATGAGAGAGTTAGATGAACTAGATGATGAAAGGGGTCTTACCGAAGGTGAAGAATACATCCTTGTGACGGCTAAAATGGATTTTGATGTGGCTCATCGTCGTCAAAGCATAATGATGcggaaaaattcaagaattagatACTTTCGAGATGGAGATAGAAAAACAAAACATTTTCATCGAGTAGTGAGGGGTCATAAAGCTTTTAACAACATCAATAACCTTCGTATCAATGGTCGATAG